The following are from one region of the Candidatus Latescibacter sp. genome:
- a CDS encoding putative DNA binding domain-containing protein, which produces MNGTPKTRIATINELAVIFPGYSPLPEERKQQGKYLLIGGRNINDSRLEKTNKDSYVDDTQKDSFRRAIAQPGDIIVSTLFNRRKLYIYRDTDPMAVVNNSCAIIRTPENNDYIVSYLRTLKGQEHFLQDAEKATSGALIPRLSLSALSNIQIPLLPLSELQRLGDDHIGSSTTDDLIVLRDELQSKDAQIAELRVQLNASRGKEGENERLKSQLTQVTTYYEDRIRKIKSQISTNNLKSRIVHGETSKFEFKSSLRWNLKANRNDNNIELATLKTIVAFCNTQGGELLIGVADDHTILGIEQDHFANEDKFLLHIRNLITDKIIPSVFQYIDYDLVTIDDKRICWVVCKQSKEDVWLKPDKNTPEAFYVRSGPSSTELPPRDALHYIQEHFPK; this is translated from the coding sequence ATGAATGGGACACCAAAGACACGAATCGCAACAATTAATGAACTTGCAGTTATATTTCCCGGCTATTCTCCCCTGCCAGAAGAACGAAAACAGCAGGGCAAATATTTACTGATTGGTGGGCGCAATATCAATGACAGTCGTTTAGAGAAGACTAACAAGGATTCATACGTCGATGACACACAAAAGGACAGTTTTCGTCGAGCCATAGCTCAACCCGGCGACATCATTGTCTCAACACTGTTCAACAGGCGAAAGCTTTACATATATCGTGATACAGATCCTATGGCTGTAGTGAACAACAGTTGTGCTATCATCAGAACGCCTGAAAATAACGACTACATCGTATCTTACCTCCGAACTCTGAAAGGCCAGGAACATTTTCTGCAAGACGCGGAAAAAGCCACAAGCGGGGCATTAATCCCAAGGTTATCACTTAGTGCCTTATCGAATATTCAAATTCCATTGTTGCCACTCTCCGAGCTTCAACGACTCGGTGATGATCATATCGGGTCCTCCACGACAGATGATCTAATTGTTCTCCGTGATGAATTACAAAGCAAAGACGCACAAATTGCCGAACTACGGGTGCAACTTAATGCCTCGCGCGGAAAAGAGGGAGAAAACGAACGTTTGAAAAGCCAGTTGACCCAAGTCACAACCTATTACGAAGACCGAATTCGTAAAATCAAGTCTCAAATCTCGACCAATAATTTAAAGAGTCGAATTGTTCACGGCGAAACATCAAAATTTGAGTTTAAGTCTTCACTACGTTGGAATCTGAAGGCCAATCGGAACGATAACAATATAGAACTTGCGACACTCAAGACAATTGTGGCTTTTTGTAACACACAGGGCGGAGAGCTTTTGATAGGTGTCGCTGACGACCATACTATCCTTGGGATCGAGCAAGATCATTTTGCAAATGAAGACAAGTTTCTCCTCCACATACGGAATCTAATCACCGACAAAATAATCCCCAGTGTTTTTCAGTATATTGACTATGATTTAGTGACTATTGATGACAAGAGAATCTGTTGGGTCGTTTGTAAGCAGAGCAAAGAGGACGTCTGGCTCAAACCGGACAAGAACACGCCTGAAGCCTTTTACGTGCGCTCTGGGCCTTCATCAACTGAATTACCTCCGCGCGATGCATTACATTATATACAGGAACACTTCCCGAAATGA
- a CDS encoding SIR2 family protein: MIPKRDVVIFLGAGFAFDAGLPVMSAFGPQSREDYRTLSKHASKNEKHAAQVLVEAADVFYAFQKICRRSPTVTSEDAENLETVFCIAEAMNEAGLSTIRLQDTDYALDQLIEKIQLWLWKIYQQCPLLNPDRKTREQTYTDFFGLLSESCIWKRTTVISTNYDLIFEYMSWKNGALCAYPFKGLSDGVNIINAGHGSTPYLRVNQDDPDVQFVLCKLHGSVNYFEDVSKSGDHKLFVSIDLGDDKPIGLSYNFLNKPAIFAVDAIWKIRNDYGQSLTPAIVPPTYAKVARKHWLANVWKYAFNELSTANTILFIGYSMPPTDGFMRALIHAALATGTRTNRPNVFVVDPNSQVHENYSALFGASYRDIGRHTLEWALKTKALHRVLEIAI, encoded by the coding sequence ATGATACCTAAACGTGATGTAGTAATTTTTCTCGGTGCTGGCTTTGCTTTTGACGCTGGCCTCCCAGTCATGTCAGCTTTCGGTCCTCAATCACGAGAGGATTACCGCACCCTCTCGAAGCATGCATCGAAAAACGAAAAGCACGCTGCGCAGGTGCTCGTCGAAGCGGCCGACGTCTTCTATGCTTTCCAGAAAATATGTCGCCGTTCCCCGACAGTAACGTCGGAAGATGCGGAGAATCTCGAAACGGTTTTCTGTATCGCCGAAGCAATGAACGAAGCTGGACTCTCGACAATCCGCCTACAAGACACGGATTACGCGCTGGATCAATTGATCGAAAAGATCCAGCTGTGGCTTTGGAAAATCTACCAGCAATGCCCACTTTTGAATCCTGACCGGAAAACACGGGAACAGACCTACACAGACTTTTTCGGCCTTCTTAGCGAGTCGTGTATTTGGAAACGGACAACCGTTATTTCGACGAATTACGATCTGATCTTCGAGTACATGTCCTGGAAGAACGGGGCACTATGTGCATACCCGTTCAAGGGACTTTCCGACGGTGTTAACATCATCAATGCCGGTCACGGATCAACGCCCTATTTGCGGGTAAATCAGGATGACCCCGACGTACAATTCGTGTTATGCAAGCTCCACGGGAGTGTCAATTATTTCGAAGACGTGTCTAAAAGTGGCGACCATAAATTATTTGTTTCCATCGATCTTGGAGACGATAAACCTATCGGCCTGTCCTACAATTTTCTGAATAAACCAGCTATATTTGCTGTTGACGCGATTTGGAAAATTCGTAACGACTATGGTCAATCACTGACGCCTGCTATTGTTCCTCCAACCTACGCAAAGGTAGCGAGAAAACACTGGTTGGCAAATGTTTGGAAATATGCATTCAATGAGCTCAGCACGGCAAATACGATTCTGTTTATCGGTTACAGCATGCCGCCGACCGATGGTTTTATGCGTGCGCTGATCCATGCTGCACTCGCCACCGGAACGCGGACAAATAGGCCCAACGTTTTTGTTGTCGATCCCAACTCGCAAGTCCATGAGAACTACTCCGCACTATTCGGAGCCAGCTATCGAGATATCGGCCGCCACACATTAGAATGGGCGTTGAAAACAAAGGCACTTCACCGTGTGCTGGAAATCGCCATCTAA
- a CDS encoding HNH endonuclease: MTKPKLPKEFIKLCKKVKAKRPRTVIDHILKHGFITTQELKDKYGYNHPPRAVRDVKENGIPIEMFRVEGSDGRKIAAYRFGDPNKSRFGKFIGRTAFTKDLKRFLIEKYGPRCAIYLEPFGERELQIDHRIPFEVAGDIAGKQDTEDFMLLCNSANRAKSWSCEHCANWLEQKDANICRSCYWAYPEDYTHIAMRQERRLDIIWTDAEVAVYDRLKKKTEELQQEMPAYVKKIIERNL, from the coding sequence ATGACGAAACCAAAGCTTCCAAAAGAATTCATAAAGCTATGCAAAAAAGTCAAAGCCAAGCGTCCTCGGACAGTAATAGACCACATTCTCAAGCATGGTTTCATAACCACGCAAGAGTTGAAAGACAAATATGGCTACAATCATCCCCCGAGAGCCGTGCGTGACGTCAAAGAAAACGGTATCCCAATTGAGATGTTCAGAGTTGAAGGCTCGGACGGACGCAAGATTGCCGCATACCGTTTTGGAGATCCTAATAAATCCCGATTTGGAAAATTCATTGGCCGCACGGCGTTCACGAAGGATCTGAAACGATTTCTGATCGAAAAGTATGGTCCGCGGTGCGCCATTTACCTTGAACCATTCGGTGAACGAGAGTTACAGATTGACCATCGTATCCCATTTGAGGTTGCGGGGGATATCGCAGGAAAGCAGGATACAGAAGACTTTATGTTGCTCTGCAACTCAGCAAACCGCGCCAAATCGTGGTCTTGCGAGCACTGCGCAAATTGGCTTGAACAGAAAGATGCCAATATATGTCGGTCATGTTACTGGGCTTATCCTGAGGATTACACTCACATTGCCATGCGCCAAGAGCGCCGGCTTGACATCATCTGGACAGATGCTGAAGTTGCAGTCTATGATCGGTTGAAAAAGAAGACGGAAGAACTTCAGCAAGAGATGCCTGCCTACGTGAAGAAGATTATAGAGCGGAATCTATGA
- a CDS encoding DNA adenine methylase, with the protein MNIPHPIPYQGSKRNLADDILRCFPASVSTLYEPFAGSAAISLAAATYKSAKAFQINDLNKPLIDLWRAIVTTPDKLAKEYEDLWHEQLDDPKVYYKKVRDKFNLTGRPDYFLYLLARCVKASVRYNANGEFNQSPDNRRKGTMPVTMREHILGASSLLKGKTAFSSKNYRDVLTQATESDLIYMDPPYQGVCGNKDTRYLTSVQFCEFVEVLEHLNTRHIRYLVSYDGRTGDKVHGIRLPEHLNLTLTELQAGRSTQATLLGRDDATIESLYISPALADELIKLKTVYRLPRSEQMCLFETRS; encoded by the coding sequence ATGAATATTCCTCATCCAATCCCTTATCAGGGGAGCAAACGAAACTTGGCGGACGATATTTTGCGGTGCTTCCCGGCGAGTGTGTCTACTCTGTATGAGCCATTTGCCGGATCGGCAGCGATATCGCTGGCCGCAGCCACGTACAAGAGCGCAAAGGCTTTTCAGATAAACGATTTGAATAAACCATTGATCGATCTTTGGCGCGCCATTGTCACCACACCGGACAAGCTGGCCAAGGAATATGAAGACCTTTGGCATGAACAACTCGACGATCCAAAGGTGTATTACAAAAAGGTTCGGGACAAGTTCAACTTAACAGGCAGACCTGATTACTTTCTCTACTTACTTGCACGGTGTGTCAAAGCCTCAGTCCGATATAATGCTAATGGAGAATTCAACCAGAGTCCCGATAACCGCCGAAAGGGAACAATGCCCGTCACCATGCGAGAACATATTCTTGGAGCATCATCTCTTCTAAAAGGGAAGACGGCATTTTCATCCAAGAACTACAGGGATGTTCTAACGCAAGCGACCGAGAGCGATCTTATTTATATGGATCCGCCATATCAGGGGGTTTGTGGGAATAAAGATACACGCTACCTTACCAGCGTACAGTTTTGTGAGTTTGTCGAAGTTCTTGAACACCTCAACACCAGGCATATCAGATACCTTGTTAGTTACGATGGACGCACCGGAGATAAAGTTCATGGCATTCGCCTCCCCGAACATTTAAACCTTACACTCACGGAGCTTCAAGCTGGCCGATCAACGCAGGCAACTCTATTGGGCAGGGACGACGCTACTATTGAGTCGCTTTACATTTCCCCAGCATTAGCCGATGAACTCATTAAATTGAAAACTGTCTACCGCTTACCGCGAAGCGAACAAATGTGCCTTTTTGAGACGAGATCATGA
- a CDS encoding KpsF/GutQ family sugar-phosphate isomerase: MAYPYWYKYYLKFIKSEVTEKVSREIAIEVLKTEAEAIIRLIDRIGPEFDRAEEILSRTKGRVIVSGLGKSGIIGRKIASTLASIGIPAFFIHPVEGAHGDIGMIMRGDSAIIISKSGSTDELNSMLNHLKRLGIPIIAITGNPVSNLAGISDVVLNTAVEREACPLNIVPTASTTAALALGDALAISLLNRKGLTADDFAVLHPGGTIGNKLTYRVKDLMICGDDLPLADINASMGEVIEVMSDKKLGIAVITEQGRLSGVITDGDLRRLLQRVPRPLEVDAREAMAHTSRDRSPRSDPLTIDPNAFAAAAVNLMEKHIVTTLVVTHSDRVPIGLIRWIDLSLAGVV; this comes from the coding sequence ATGGCATACCCATATTGGTATAAATACTACCTGAAATTCATTAAAAGCGAGGTTACTGAAAAGGTGAGCAGGGAAATAGCCATAGAAGTGCTGAAAACGGAAGCAGAAGCCATTATCCGTCTGATCGATCGTATCGGGCCGGAGTTTGACCGTGCGGAAGAAATATTATCCCGTACCAAAGGACGGGTCATTGTGTCCGGTCTCGGCAAGTCGGGGATAATCGGCAGAAAAATCGCCTCAACCCTTGCGAGTATAGGGATTCCGGCCTTTTTCATCCATCCGGTGGAGGGCGCCCATGGCGACATCGGTATGATCATGCGGGGAGATTCGGCGATCATCATATCCAAGAGCGGCTCCACAGATGAGTTGAACAGTATGCTCAACCACCTGAAACGGCTTGGGATACCCATCATCGCCATAACCGGGAATCCGGTATCCAATCTGGCCGGAATATCCGATGTGGTGCTGAATACCGCGGTGGAACGCGAGGCCTGTCCGCTCAATATCGTGCCGACTGCCTCGACCACAGCCGCACTGGCTCTCGGCGATGCGCTCGCCATCAGCCTCCTGAACCGTAAAGGGCTGACCGCCGATGATTTCGCCGTTCTGCATCCGGGAGGTACCATCGGCAATAAACTCACCTACCGGGTGAAAGACCTGATGATCTGCGGCGACGATCTTCCGCTGGCGGATATCAATGCATCCATGGGCGAGGTCATTGAGGTAATGAGCGACAAGAAGCTGGGCATCGCGGTTATCACGGAACAGGGCCGTCTTTCCGGGGTTATAACCGACGGCGATTTGAGGAGGCTTCTCCAGCGTGTCCCCCGGCCCCTTGAAGTGGATGCACGGGAGGCCATGGCGCATACCAGCCGTGACCGGTCCCCCCGCTCCGATCCCCTGACCATCGACCCGAACGCCTTTGCGGCCGCGGCGGTCAATCTTATGGAGAAACACATCGTGACCACACTGGTGGTGACCCATTCAGACCGCGTTCCGATCGGGCTGATCCGGTGGATAGATCTTTCACTCGCGGGAGTGGTGTAA
- a CDS encoding SUMF1/EgtB/PvdO family nonheme iron enzyme, with the protein MRSRSIIPLSSIAAAAIIYLTFTRMICPANFDREPGFVYPVITSPYAPKSFKPQSYIVYKTIDDITIDGALDESSWKKARWTDSFGHIFMEGYKKPFLATHAKMLWDEKQFFAAVKLEEPNLLGHVVDKDSEIYFDNDLELFIDVDNDSQNYIELEFNCLGTVWDMLLPKEYGRGGIPFSHPKIEGSRPWDLEGLRAAVRMEGSINYPLDKDNEWIIEISIPWESLRKTGRDGSVLNQPGSNFRLNFSRVEHPWPRTWPVMDWENRGGPCWDWTWSPNLVYNMHSCESWGKVILSGRSVLQAADSDYKKTFPFTKPPNSQRKPDLGEMVKIQGGTFTIGPDETDPEDSPPGTVTVKSFFIDRYEVTISEFVRFLNESGGKQYYEEDMANPDFCGVVKTKDGAFSAVPGKEYYPIVMLKLEAAQAYASWAGKRLPKEFEWEIAARGITGRKYPWGNEPPDAGRSNYDSMVGHSSPVGSYERGKTPDGIYDMAGNVWEIVEGSWAAYQWKGDSNKLRTTDQLIRGGSWISPPANITVTYRNVMKGAFAPMYGFRCAKDAD; encoded by the coding sequence ATGCGCTCACGGTCTATTATCCCTTTATCTTCAATTGCGGCAGCAGCAATAATATATCTCACTTTTACCCGGATGATTTGTCCTGCAAATTTCGACAGGGAACCGGGCTTTGTTTATCCTGTCATTACCAGTCCTTATGCTCCGAAATCGTTTAAACCTCAGTCCTATATCGTTTACAAAACTATAGATGATATCACAATAGATGGCGCACTGGACGAATCGAGCTGGAAAAAAGCCAGGTGGACCGACAGTTTCGGCCATATTTTCATGGAAGGTTACAAAAAACCGTTCCTGGCGACCCATGCCAAAATGCTCTGGGATGAGAAGCAGTTTTTTGCCGCAGTAAAGCTCGAAGAACCGAACCTGTTGGGTCATGTTGTCGATAAAGACTCGGAGATATACTTTGACAACGACTTAGAACTTTTCATCGATGTCGATAATGACAGCCAGAATTATATAGAGCTTGAGTTCAACTGTCTGGGCACTGTCTGGGATATGCTGCTGCCAAAGGAATATGGCAGGGGAGGAATACCGTTCAGTCATCCGAAGATTGAAGGCAGCCGCCCATGGGATTTGGAAGGTTTACGTGCCGCGGTGAGAATGGAGGGGAGCATCAATTATCCTCTTGATAAAGACAATGAATGGATTATTGAGATTTCGATTCCCTGGGAGTCGCTCAGAAAAACCGGCAGGGATGGCTCAGTGTTGAATCAACCCGGGAGTAATTTCAGGTTGAATTTCAGTCGTGTCGAACATCCCTGGCCGAGGACGTGGCCGGTCATGGACTGGGAAAACAGGGGCGGGCCTTGCTGGGACTGGACGTGGTCGCCGAACCTCGTCTACAATATGCACAGCTGCGAATCGTGGGGGAAGGTTATTCTTTCAGGCCGTTCTGTACTCCAAGCGGCTGACAGCGACTACAAGAAAACGTTCCCTTTCACCAAACCGCCTAATTCACAAAGAAAACCGGATTTGGGAGAGATGGTAAAAATTCAGGGAGGAACCTTTACCATCGGCCCTGACGAGACCGACCCGGAGGATTCACCTCCAGGCACAGTGACCGTAAAAAGTTTCTTTATCGACCGGTACGAAGTGACCATTTCTGAGTTTGTCCGGTTCCTGAATGAATCCGGTGGAAAACAGTACTATGAAGAAGATATGGCGAATCCCGACTTTTGCGGTGTTGTAAAAACAAAAGACGGCGCCTTTTCCGCCGTTCCCGGCAAGGAATATTACCCCATCGTAATGCTGAAACTTGAGGCTGCACAAGCCTATGCATCCTGGGCGGGTAAGCGTCTTCCTAAAGAGTTCGAATGGGAAATCGCCGCCAGGGGAATTACGGGAAGGAAGTACCCCTGGGGAAACGAGCCTCCTGACGCCGGTCGTTCAAACTACGACAGCATGGTCGGTCATTCATCACCGGTAGGCAGCTACGAGCGTGGGAAGACTCCCGATGGGATTTATGATATGGCAGGGAATGTCTGGGAGATTGTCGAAGGTTCATGGGCAGCTTATCAATGGAAGGGCGATTCAAACAAGCTAAGAACCACCGATCAACTTATTCGCGGCGGCTCATGGATTTCACCTCCGGCGAATATTACCGTAACATATCGAAACGTCATGAAAGGAGCATTTGCTCCGATGTATGGTTTTCGATGCGCAAAGGATGCTGATTGA
- a CDS encoding right-handed parallel beta-helix repeat-containing protein: protein MKLQSTSVSILLAAITGFSAFAEGFVIPAGENPYAAPTFECLGIYYKVDTDSPGECAMSFRAQGTKDWKQGFPLWFDIRDHEFRGSIVGLTPDTSYELILNCGGKKVAMKARTRSDRFPVGKTTFLPDGTTDKTLRISEAGAPNAWHLVTPADGAKTVLDPENFADYNIIVESSYVIIRGLVLKNAGIHAILIKEGVHDVVIEDCWFTFWGRGGGPRSFGNLGGSDSAVFAESGTYGLVIQNNLMENPRGASNDWDAGHPNGPQAITLINSKGGNIIRYNEIRSTEDHGFNDGFGGGDNYSFEGSPCRDSDIYGNIISNTWDDAIESEGANMNVRIWGNYLHHTYQHVATAVTSKGPLYIFRNIFGVSRRTHLDPLGGSMIKLGERDPYIGGRRYIFHNTALQPRGAFSVFSSHPCTNVVSRNNIFDCPGTLTGTREPAIPSDLDYDLFNGIPLVPGYESHGIHGKPSFIPANGIEFYLAPTTSKIEWGLTTTVHDGKKLSVTDKVVTVPNPAVDAGITIPNFNDDFKGSKPDLGAFERGNPPLRFGRHAGVSGQYAPWEQR from the coding sequence ATGAAACTGCAATCAACCTCAGTCTCTATTCTTCTGGCCGCCATAACGGGATTCTCTGCTTTTGCAGAGGGATTCGTTATACCGGCGGGCGAAAATCCCTATGCTGCGCCAACCTTTGAATGTCTGGGCATTTACTACAAGGTCGATACCGATTCCCCCGGCGAGTGCGCGATGAGCTTCCGCGCTCAAGGAACGAAGGATTGGAAACAAGGATTCCCCCTCTGGTTCGATATCCGGGATCATGAATTCCGCGGAAGCATCGTCGGTCTCACTCCCGACACCTCTTACGAACTCATTCTCAATTGCGGCGGGAAAAAGGTCGCCATGAAAGCACGGACCCGCAGCGACCGTTTCCCGGTAGGTAAAACGACGTTTCTCCCGGATGGGACGACCGACAAGACCCTCCGAATCTCCGAAGCGGGCGCTCCCAACGCATGGCATCTGGTTACCCCCGCTGATGGGGCCAAGACTGTCCTCGACCCCGAGAATTTCGCCGATTACAATATCATCGTAGAATCGTCGTATGTAATCATCAGGGGGCTGGTTCTGAAAAACGCGGGCATTCACGCCATTCTGATTAAGGAAGGTGTCCATGATGTGGTCATCGAGGACTGCTGGTTCACTTTCTGGGGAAGGGGCGGAGGCCCGCGCTCCTTCGGCAACCTCGGAGGCTCCGACAGCGCTGTGTTCGCGGAATCGGGGACTTACGGGCTCGTTATCCAGAACAATCTGATGGAGAATCCCCGTGGAGCATCGAACGACTGGGACGCCGGCCATCCCAACGGCCCGCAGGCGATCACTCTCATAAATTCCAAAGGTGGGAATATCATCCGGTACAACGAGATACGATCGACAGAAGATCACGGTTTCAACGACGGGTTCGGCGGCGGCGACAATTACAGCTTCGAGGGCAGCCCCTGCCGGGATTCAGACATTTATGGCAATATCATCTCGAATACCTGGGACGATGCTATTGAGAGCGAGGGCGCCAACATGAACGTCCGCATCTGGGGAAATTACCTCCACCATACGTACCAGCATGTCGCCACAGCGGTCACCTCCAAAGGCCCGCTGTACATCTTCAGGAATATTTTCGGCGTCAGCCGCCGGACGCATCTCGACCCCCTCGGCGGCAGCATGATCAAGCTCGGCGAGCGCGACCCCTACATCGGCGGAAGGCGGTATATTTTCCACAACACAGCCTTGCAGCCTCGGGGCGCTTTCAGTGTGTTCAGCAGCCACCCCTGTACAAACGTAGTATCGAGGAACAACATCTTCGACTGTCCGGGAACCCTCACAGGCACCCGTGAGCCGGCGATTCCCAGCGATCTCGACTACGACCTGTTCAACGGCATACCGCTCGTTCCCGGTTACGAGAGCCACGGGATTCACGGGAAGCCGTCCTTTATCCCCGCGAACGGAATCGAATTCTACCTCGCGCCGACCACCTCGAAAATTGAGTGGGGGCTTACAACGACCGTGCATGACGGCAAGAAACTGTCAGTCACCGACAAGGTGGTAACTGTACCCAATCCCGCTGTCGACGCGGGAATAACCATCCCAAACTTCAACGATGATTTTAAGGGAAGCAAACCAGACCTGGGTGCGTTCGAGCGCGGGAATCCACCTCTCAGGTTCGGCCGTCACGCCGGCGTATCCGGTCAATACGCCCCCTGGGAGCAGCGGTGA